The following is a genomic window from Labrus bergylta chromosome 2, fLabBer1.1, whole genome shotgun sequence.
cacacacacacacacacacacacacacacacacacacacacacacacacacacacacacacacacacacagtaacagtcTCTAAGCTTTTTGAACTGATAACTTTAAGGTGACTCAGTGGAGTCATGTCTGCATCATGCTCGTTTAAATAACTAAAAGGCATCCAAAGAGAGctacttaaaaaaattaaataaaaaggtccagagatttttttatattcGTCCAAAGTCAAAGTCGACCCCTCCGTCATGCAGGGTGCCTTCGTTGGCGTTGTCGAAGCTGTTCTTCCCGTGGATCTGCTTGAGGTGCTTCCGGAGAACGGGCTTGTGAGCGAACACCATCTCGCAGTAGTTGCAGCGGTGCGGCTTGTCCCCGCTGTGCAGGTTCAGGTGGTCCAGCAGGGAACACTTCTGGGTGAAGGTCTTCCCGCAGATCTTACACTGGAAGGGTTTGATGCCGGCGTGCACGCGCATGTGTCTGTGCAGGTTGCCCTTCTGCGTGAAGGTCTTCCCGCACAGCAGGCACATGAACAGCTTGTGCATCTTCAGGTGGTTGGCGTAGTTCTCCAGCTGGCGGAAGACGCGGGCGCatttggggcactggtggtaCCACTGGAGGGGTTTGTCGTAGTTCCTCTGGTGCTTTTCTGCGggaggggaagaaggaggaggggggctcAGCGGGTATCCGGACACGCCGGGCAGTGCCACCATCTCACTGCCGCGACTGTCCACGGTGGAGTTGATGAGGGAGTGCTGGGGCTCGGGGGAGTGGAGGGCAGCAGGGGGGCTGGCGGGGAAATGCCCGCTGATAGAGTTCTCTGCTGCATCAGACACAGACTCCACTTTCACTATAGTGATGTCACTTTCCACCACTTCCTGCCTGGGACGCCTGCTTAACATCTGAGGAGGTGAATAAGGCTGTATGATGACatcatcgtcgtcatcatcatagTTGTCCTCCTCTTCGTCCACGTTATTGTTGTCCTCCACCTGCTCCTCGTCCTCCTGGAGGTCGGTCCGTACAGTGGAGCGCCCTTGCTCACTCTCGGTCTGAGAGGATGAACCGTCCTCCCGCCTCTCGCTCCTCATGTCCTCGTCCACATCTAGCGGGCGCGCGGGCAGAGGCTTGATGAACTTGCTGAGGGCCTGAGTGCACTGCTCCACGATGTGGCCCATCTGGAGGAAGCTGGCGACCGTCAGGTAATGCACCAGCTCCAGCTCTGGGAACTCCAGCTGACCCGTGtagcaggagagcagcagctgccGGCCGACCTCCGCCTCCTGGATCATGGAGATCTGGACCTCCCGTGAGTCCTGCTGCAGGATGAACTGGTCCCTCAGAAAGGACGAGCCGGCGGCGAACACCACTTTGTGACCGGGGACCTCCAGCTGGTTGATGCGCACGGTGACATCGCAGAAGCGTCGCTGGTGTCGCAGGAGGTTCATTTTCTGCAACATGGAGTCACCGAATGTGGCAAAGCGGAACTGCAAGATCACCTGGTTCTGGGCCATGGTGAACCAAAGACAGCAGCACAGCACCTGTTTAAGACAAATACAGTGACGGTGTCATTGTCATGGTTACTCATGaacattatcaatcaatcaataaatcaaactttatttatatagcacctttcagataaatgaaattgcagttcaaagtgctttacaagagtgcaaaaaagttattgatgaaaaagtagtttctaaaatcattgagagactaatgcacatcaataagaatttaaaaaaatataaaaattaaaaaagaaaatacgacacataaaagcaaataaggtattaaaatgaatacataggagaagaatatttaaaattgtagtaggataaaaaagacaatacaataatattaagatttgaattgatataaagtACTACATAAAAGACAGACTGAATAGAtaagttttaagactgcgtttaaaaatctctaTATTCTCAGCTCCTGTCAGACCCTCTGGAAGGTTGTATTATGTGGACTTGATATGTAGTCTTCTGGTGTTGTGGTTCAATGAGTAACTTAAGGAATACTCAGGAATCTTACTCAAACTTAGCTCAAACATAAAGAATCACAAATATTCTGTTATTCAGAGATTACAGTAAAACTTCTGATAAAAGCTCAGCTCAATTTAAGGCCCAGTACCATTTACTACCTGGTGTTGATGCATGTTTCGACAATTAAAGGCAGC
Proteins encoded in this region:
- the zbtb26 gene encoding zinc finger and BTB domain-containing protein 26 codes for the protein MAQNQVILQFRFATFGDSMLQKMNLLRHQRRFCDVTVRINQLEVPGHKVVFAAGSSFLRDQFILQQDSREVQISMIQEAEVGRQLLLSCYTGQLEFPELELVHYLTVASFLQMGHIVEQCTQALSKFIKPLPARPLDVDEDMRSERREDGSSSQTESEQGRSTVRTDLQEDEEQVEDNNNVDEEEDNYDDDDDDVIIQPYSPPQMLSRRPRQEVVESDITIVKVESVSDAAENSISGHFPASPPAALHSPEPQHSLINSTVDSRGSEMVALPGVSGYPLSPPPPSSPPAEKHQRNYDKPLQWYHQCPKCARVFRQLENYANHLKMHKLFMCLLCGKTFTQKGNLHRHMRVHAGIKPFQCKICGKTFTQKCSLLDHLNLHSGDKPHRCNYCEMVFAHKPVLRKHLKQIHGKNSFDNANEGTLHDGGVDFDFGRI